The Bifidobacterium bifidum ATCC 29521 = JCM 1255 = DSM 20456 region TTTGCCCTTGTACTTGTTCTGAATATGCTGCATCTTGGGCTGCAAGGCCTGCATCTTGCGCATCGACTTCATCTGCTTGAGATAAATCGGCAAAATACAGGCGTGCACCACGAGCACAAGGAACACGATCGCCAGCACCCAAGAGATGCCGATCGGTGCCATGCCCAGCAGGGTGAGGAACTTATGGAACAGGACCATGACCTGGGTCATGAGCCACTCAAGTGGGGTCAGCAGCTTATACAGCCAGCCCCAAATGCCTCTGTCAAGAAGAAATTCTCCGGAAGTGTTCATCAGGCCATCTCCTTAATCATCGGCCATTGGTGTGAGTCGAGGCTTCTCATATGCCTTCGACCAGCGAAATCTGTAGCACAGTGAAAAATGTTGCGGAACATCATCGATGCCGCCACGACTCCAAGGGTTGCAGCGAAGAAAACGCCAAATAAACAGCACGATTCCTCTTACCGCGCCGAAGCGCCGAACCGCAGTGATCGCGTAATGTGAGCAACTCGGATAGTACTTGCAGCATGGCGGCG contains the following coding sequences:
- the yidD gene encoding membrane protein insertion efficiency factor YidD, with translation MSAIGSALIGMIKWYQRAISAKTPPCCKYYPSCSHYAITAVRRFGAVRGIVLFIWRFLRCNPWSRGGIDDVPQHFSLCYRFRWSKAYEKPRLTPMADD